One Manduca sexta isolate Smith_Timp_Sample1 chromosome 26, JHU_Msex_v1.0, whole genome shotgun sequence genomic region harbors:
- the LOC119190803 gene encoding uncharacterized protein LOC119190803, whose translation MPKRHKKYSVEYDKDNLPSRNLCVVSKSSSTLYTKKKNVNKKPRKLKDLKNLCYKLTQRIDNIPTKVTIKSNIYSKTHQKRPKMKVTFSLETYKPNYKKECGARNTASDCNLKSKTIINCKKQELNSQSPMNVYYMVGDTAFTNMIKRRATAKHTTRSDQLKEKSTLTQDEPLFETGEISKSSDTTLTSCSNKYHTLKYKYDSMEIRKRFLENNIDRFMEKKSKRKNVTTQKHCPRSKNILCTNTFLNGNNELHTALLSSNFCVTGKKLTLWKKMKVHLNAVRLNQIRSVDHRINGFDERPVEKRRSDNITTNINNCDTHFCVTENNFTPSQVNKKKTCTSQQSTHSTTVKPPICNEFKIIKFPHDYITKENSNKDQIFSLRSKLCVCKKLKKLSERIKRCTCEPCYKKKTIISKAMGLNIKDSNDSKHKDLKTSNIQHESILKQIQVNQKKGGVCLKILDADGKANDVKKGVKIIKPYARKRNAKIQINDDNLKKKKCNIHIFKSGTDRVRTNFQNYIPELSIDKTSYSAADNLQLTRNSGNNCTQPQKVPRKIKSCPCNRVSSTKPNKLILVSPERIDFEVKKDGKYLRILNYDNVKMFKCSKHNEKNNGTCAKNTNKPSEGSKGGLLGSPMMKKCVEYNYNYRKLISTVLSSLVKRKKVCTRNCDLKHDQQQDHSSYCTKYNTSNSRPYANKRKIVCIDKACKISLKSRLMHWYKNFKDVLSDILRDLKKELSLKQIRSKFPDFKAKEVYIMTLPHKPCFIIYTVCPWLYPYFLYFIRRCKQMFQIFIFILAPFVWCPCLMVFECCRFCLCYFC comes from the coding sequence ATGCctaaaagacataaaaaatattcagtggAATATGATAAGGATAATTTGCCATCGAGAAACCTCTGTGTAGTTTCAAAATCATCAAGTACTTtatacacaaagaaaaaaaatgtcaataaaaaaccTCGAAAACTTAAAGAtttgaaaaatctttgttataaattaacacAGCGCATAGATAATATTCCTACGAAAGTAACAATCaaatctaatatttattcaaaaacacaTCAAAAGAGGCCAAAAATGAAAGTCACTTTTTCATTGGAAACCTATAAACCGAATTATAAGAAAGAATGTGGCGCTAGAAACACTGCGAGTGATTGTAATTTAAAGTCAAAAACGATAATCAATTGTAAAAAACAGGAATTGAATTCCCAATCTCCAATGAATGTATACTACATGGTTGGTGATACCGCATTCACTAATATGATAAAGCGACGGGCAACGGCAAAACATACTACAAGAAGTGATCAATTGAAAGAAAAATCTACTTTAACACAAGATGAACCTTTATTTGAAACTGGGGAAATTTCTAAATCTTCAGATACTACCTTAACATCATGTAGTAATAAAtaccatacattaaaatataagtacgaTAGCATGGAGATAAGAAAAagatttttggaaaataatattgaccGCTTTATGGAAAagaaaagtaaaagaaaaaatgtaacCACCCAAAAACATTGCCCAAGATCGAAAAATATTCTATGcacgaatacatttttaaacggAAATAATGAATTACATACCGCACTGCTTTCGAGTAATTTCTGTGTAActggaaaaaaattaacattatggAAAAAAATGAAAGTTCATCTTAATGCCGTTCGTTTAAACCAGATTAGATCTGTGGATCATCGTATTAATGGATTTGATGAAAGGCCGGTTGAAAAACGGCGTAGCGATAACATAACTACTAATATAAACAATTGTGATACACATTTCTGTGTcaccgaaaataattttacaccgtcacaagtaaacaaaaaaaagactTGCACAAGCCAGCAGTCTACACATAGTACTACTGTAAAACCGCCGATttgtaatgaatttaaaataataaaatttccacaTGATTATATCACGAAGGAAAACAGTAATAAAGACCAAATATTTTCTCTCAGATCAAAATTATGTGTATGTAAAAAGCTAAAAAAGTTATCAGAACGAATTAAACGATGTACTTGTGAaccatgttataaaaaaaagacaattataTCAAAAGCCATgggattaaatataaaagatagtAATGATTCTAAACACAAAGACTTAAAAACCAGTAATATACAACATGAATCCATATTAAAACAGATTCAAGTTAATCAGAAAAAAGGTggagtttgtttaaaaatactagaCGCTGACGGCAAAGCTAATGATGTTAAAAAAggtgtaaaaattattaagccCTATGCACGAAAACGGAAtgcaaaaatacaaattaatgatgataaccttaagaaaaaaaaatgcaatatacatatttttaaaagtggaACAGATCGCGTTCGgacaaattttcaaaattatattccaGAACTATCTATAGATAAAACATCATATAGTGCCGCGGATAATTTGCAGTTAACAAGAAATAGTGGCAATAATTGTACACAACCTCAGAAAGTtcctagaaaaataaaaagttgtccATGTAATAGAGTCTCTAGCACCAAACctaataaacttattttggtATCGCCTGAAAGAATTGATTTCGAAGTTAAAAAGGATGGAAAgtatttaagaattttaaattacgatAATGTAAAAATGTTCAAATGTTCTAAACATAATGAAAAGAACAACGGTACGTGTGCAAAGAACACTAATAAACCGTCAGAAGGTTCAAAAGGTGGTTTATTGGGATCTCCCATGATGAAAAAATGTGTTGAATATAACTACAACTACCGCAAACTTATATCGACAGTTCTAAGTTCATTAGTCAAACGCAAAAAGGTTTGTACTAGGAATTGTGACCTCAAGCATGACCAACAACAAGATCATAGCTCATACtgtacaaaatacaatacaagCAATTCACGCCCCTATGCAAACAAGAGGAAAATCGTATGCATAGACAAAGCATGTAAGATAAGTCTAAAATCCCGTTTGATGCATtggtataaaaactttaaagacGTTTTATCAGATATATTAAGAGACTTAAAGAAAGagttatcattaaaacaaataagaagtAAATTTCCCGATTTTAAAGCTAAAGAAGTGTATATAATGACATTACCCCATAAGccctgttttataatttacactGTATGTCCATGGCTCTAtccatattttctatattttatccGGCGCTGTAAGCAAATGttccaaatttttatatttatattagcacCTTTCGTTTGGTGTCCATGTTTAATGGTATTTGAATGTTGTAGATTTTGTCtctgttatttttgttaa
- the LOC115452568 gene encoding uncharacterized protein LOC115452568, whose amino-acid sequence MCRTVHALLQTAICGIQMLVRVFMTVILMIENVIRMVLQTMYNFISFILQMISLIPICVVFLLTARLKCFMCGGGGPCPVNRGGTCDCLMSALAIVILFFIFRATGVLDKIFYSLGYTKAKVLAHRFVPTPGDITECSRNDTEYDSNTTPGRLFLRDDIETTSNNNWTTVLYYFALN is encoded by the coding sequence ATGTGTCGAACAGTACACGCGCTCTTACAAACAGCAATATGTGGCATACAAATGTTGGTCCGGGTCTTCATGACCGTCATTCTCATGATTGAGAACGTCATTAGAATGGTCCTGCAGACGATGTACAACTTCATATCGTTTATACTGCAGATGATATCGCTCATACCGATATGCGTGGTGTTCCTACTCACTGCGCGCCTAAAATGCTTCATGTGCGGGGGAGGTGGTCCCTGCCCGGTCAACAGAGGCGGGACGTGTGACTGTCTTATGTCTGCTTTGGCTATAGTCATCCTCTTCTTCATATTCAGAGCAACAGGGGTACTAGACAAGATCTTCTATAGCCTCGGCTACACTAAAGCCAAGGTATTAGCTCATAGATTCGTCCCCACGCCCGGCGATATCACCGAATGTTCTAGAAACGATACGGAATATGACTCTAACACTACTCCAGGAAGGCTGTTCCTTCGGGATGACATCGAGACGACATCTAACAACAACTGGACAACAGTGCTTTACTATTTTGCATTAAATTAA